In Bacillus solimangrovi, a single genomic region encodes these proteins:
- a CDS encoding methyl-accepting chemotaxis protein: MSNSMKQMITKVHESANELATSADKMRYSIKQTTNAATDVTSAIQEVAEGSDIQVQTSEESARAMEEMAIGIQRIAETASTISDESLKMDNRAHSGHDAVKLVISQMREIEDGTNDARDVIYSLEKDSNKIGQIIQIITDISAQTNLLALNAAIEAARAGESGRGFAVVAEEIRKLADQSGQSAAKISNLINEMQANTSNAVTTMNSSKEDVDKGIEAVHAFGTMFKEILTSIENIAIQMEDMSSISEEMSASTEQVSASVEEMASTAKEASANTQNVAAASQEQLAAIDEINEASRHLRDLSSELSDMVNQFSL, encoded by the coding sequence ATGAGTAATAGTATGAAACAGATGATTACTAAAGTACACGAGAGTGCTAATGAACTTGCAACATCAGCTGATAAGATGCGATATAGTATTAAACAAACGACAAATGCTGCAACAGATGTTACATCTGCTATACAAGAAGTAGCTGAAGGATCAGACATCCAAGTGCAAACATCTGAGGAAAGTGCTCGCGCAATGGAAGAAATGGCTATCGGTATTCAACGAATTGCAGAAACGGCTTCAACGATTAGTGATGAATCATTAAAAATGGACAATAGAGCACATAGTGGGCATGATGCAGTCAAACTGGTAATTTCTCAAATGCGTGAAATTGAAGATGGGACAAATGATGCTCGTGATGTCATTTATTCTTTAGAAAAAGACTCAAATAAAATCGGTCAAATTATTCAAATTATTACTGATATATCTGCACAAACTAACCTTCTTGCTCTCAACGCAGCAATCGAAGCTGCTAGAGCTGGTGAATCAGGACGAGGATTTGCAGTAGTAGCAGAAGAAATTCGCAAGTTAGCAGATCAGTCAGGTCAATCAGCAGCGAAAATTAGCAATTTAATTAATGAAATGCAAGCAAATACGTCTAATGCCGTAACTACTATGAATAGTAGTAAAGAAGATGTTGATAAAGGGATTGAAGCAGTCCATGCATTTGGTACTATGTTTAAAGAAATTCTCACATCCATTGAAAACATTGCAATTCAAATGGAAGACATGTCATCGATCTCTGAAGAAATGTCAGCGAGTACTGAGCAAGTATCAGCATCTGTTGAAGAAATGGCTTCAACGGCAAAAGAAGCATCTGCGAATACTCAAAATGTTGCAGCAGCCTCTCAGGAGCAACTAGCTGCTATAGATGAAATAAATGAAGCCTCAAGACATTTACGAGATTTATCTTCTGAACTCTCAGATATGGTTAATCAATTTAGTCTATAA
- a CDS encoding kinase-associated lipoprotein B, with protein sequence MDHELNIGDSVTGFYKTGQYIGIITDVRPRHYLVKTLAVLKHPEQGDLHNPHEIDVPLFHERKALSKGEQANMLKQQVRRYEATIPTYEDSLRKAIKKKIESLQKDETAWAQQSIKNLKQLQSEYFNK encoded by the coding sequence ATGGATCATGAATTAAATATTGGAGATTCAGTGACAGGTTTCTATAAAACAGGACAATATATCGGTATAATTACCGATGTTCGTCCACGGCATTATTTAGTTAAGACATTAGCCGTATTAAAACATCCTGAACAAGGAGATCTTCACAACCCACATGAAATTGATGTCCCACTATTCCATGAACGGAAAGCTCTATCTAAAGGTGAACAAGCAAACATGTTGAAACAACAAGTAAGAAGATATGAGGCAACAATTCCAACTTATGAAGATTCCCTTCGAAAAGCTATTAAGAAAAAAATTGAAAGTCTTCAAAAAGATGAAACAGCATGGGCTCAACAATCTATTAAAAACTTAAAACAATTACAGTCCGAATATTTCAACAAATAA